In one Magallana gigas chromosome 7, xbMagGiga1.1, whole genome shotgun sequence genomic region, the following are encoded:
- the LOC105335098 gene encoding probable splicing factor, arginine/serine-rich 7 isoform X3 — protein sequence MSEKITTKVIQITNIAPNATKDQMKTLFGYLGRIDECKMYPSNELPEGDTSTKVCYVKYDDSVSSGIALHLTNTVFIDRALIIVPVMDGKIPDETTALQIAPSAIAGMIPGTPSWPSNVISQMTGTGLTQMITTHDPKLTALGLLQYPPLPGNTDPAKIEEIRRTVYVGNLAKNVTTEQLLSFFSQVGEVKYVRMAGDEKQPTKNAYIEFTDQRSISTALTYNGVMFQTLPISVTHATACIIKPISKTQEAAQREIEEAMKKVKEAQSLITAAVDEPGDRSRSRSRSRYRKRSRSRSRKRSRSRKRSRSRKRSRSRRSRSRKRSRSRKRSRSRKRSVSRSRKKRSRSRKRSRSRKRSRSKSRGRSHRSRSRSSDQKEVKKNLSVMRSPKKGADGFPKRGPLKGQTIFPIRRRSRTPPRAYSRRSRSRSRKRSKSPVKRRSPETRKKSRSKSLSPPRLEREDSSVNVDEPERNGSESSPPSICEKSLAESVTDAVGDSVKPEKRSPSEARSRSRSPKKSESPRRKPSPSPKRQLETPRRSPARRSTRSPKRRSKSPKRRSRTPKRRSRTPKRHSRSPSRRGGRSNRKSRSRSRGRKASKRSRHSRSRSRKRSKSRSPSKHRSKKEKRRDRSRDKDEKKKKHRDRDREEKSSKETKVVRNYDEEEKQIEEDLSSGDDDDRPSGPPRPADDTNLQSVDMDMSD from the exons ATGTCGGAGAAAATAACAACAAAGGTGATTCAAATCACCAACATTGCACCCAATGCCACCAAAGACCAGATGAAAACGTTGTTTGGGTACCTTGGGCGCATTGATGAATGTAAAATGTATCCTTCGAATGA ATTACCTGAAGGTGACACCTCTACCAAAGTGTGCTATGTGAAGTATGATGATTCAGTGAGCAGTGGCATTGCTCTCCATTTGACCAACACTGTCTTCATTGACAGAGCCCTCATCATTGTTCCAGTCATGGATG GAAAAATTCCTGATGAAACCACCGCCCTCCAGATTGCACCCTCTGCCATTGCAGGCATGATTCCTGGGACTCCTAGCTGGCCTAGCAATGTTATAAGTCAG aTGACTGGGACAGGACTTACACAAATGATCACTACTCACGACCCTAAACTGACTGCGCTGGGCCTTCTCCAATATCCTCCACTACCAGGGAACACAGATCCAGCTAAAATAGAGGAGATAAGGCGCACCGTGTATGTGGGAAATCTGGCCAAAAAT GTGACTACGGAGCAGCTGCTAAGTTTCTTTTCCCAAGTTGGAGAGGTGAAATATGTCCGAATGGCAGGGGATGAGAAACAGCCtacaaaaaatgcatatatCGAATTCACAGACCAACGCTCCATCTCCACAGCCCTGACTTACAATGGGGTCATGTTCCAAACCTTGCCCATCAG TGTAACTCATGCCACAGCCTGCATTATTAAACCAATATCCAAGACGCAGGAAGCTGCCCAGAGAGAGATAGAGGAAGCCATGAAGAAAGTGAAGGAAGCTCAGTCATTAATCACAGCAGCTGTCGATGAGCCAG GTGACAGAAGTCGTTCTAGATCGCGCTCAAGATATCGAAAAAGATCTCGCTCAAGGTCAAGGAAAAGAAGTCGATCAAGGAAACGATCAAGATCTAGAAAACGGTCAAGGTCACGACGGTCTCGATCTAGGAAAAGGTCAAGGTCTAGGAAAAGGTCACGATCAAGAAAGAGATCTGTCTCACGGTCAAGGAAAAAGAgatcaag atcaCGTAAACGATCCCGATCCAGGAAACGGTCTCGCTCGAAATCCAGAGGCCGTAGTCATAGATCCAGATCAAGATCCAG tGATCAGAAAGAAGTGAAGAAGAACTTGTCTGTTATGAG aAGCCCAAAGAAAGGGGCAGATGGCTTTCCAAAAAG GGGGCCGCTGAAGGGCCAAACCATCTTTCCCATCAG GAGAAGGTCCAGGACCCCTCCAAGAGCTTACAGCCGTCGATCAAGATCAAG AAGTAGAAAAAGAAGCAAATCTCCAGTGAAGCGTCGTTCGCCCGAGACTCGTAAGAAGTCGCGCTCCAAGTCACTCTCACCACCCCGACTGGAGAGAGAAGATTCCAGCGTGAATGTGGACGAACCGGAGAGAAACGGCTCTGAATCCAG tcCACCCTCCATCTGTGAGAAATCATTAGCAGAAAG TGTCACTGATGCTGTTGGAGATTCTGTTAAACCAGAGAAAAG GTCACCAAGTGAAGCAAGGAGCAGGTCAAGAAGCCCCAAGAAGTCGGAGAGCCCAAGGCGAAAACCATCTCCGAGTCCCAAACGTCAGTTGGAAACTCCCAGGAGGAGCCCTGCACGGCGTTCTACCAGGAGCCCAAAACGACGGTCAAAGAGTCCAAAGCGGCGCTCTCGAACCCCCAAACGTAGATCACGTACGCCGAAGAGGCACTCCAGGAGCCCCAGTAGGAGGGGTGGTCGGAGTAATAGAAAGTCACGCAGCCGAAGCAGAGG ACGAAAAGCAAGCAAGCGATCTCGACACAGTCGTAGCAGATCCAGAAAGCGCTCCAAATCCAGGAGTCCATCAAAACACAG GTCCAAAAAAGAAAAACGCAGAGACAGGAGTCGTGACAAGGATGAGAAAAAGAAGAAGCACAGAGACAGGGACCGCGAGGAGAAATCCTCAAAAGAAACCAAAGTGGTTCGAAATTACGATGAGGAGGAGAAGCAGATTGAGGAAGACCTCAGCAGTGGCGATGATGACGACCGTCCATCTGGCCCTCCCCGCCCTGCAGATGATACAAACCTCCAGAGTGTTGATATGGACATGAGTGATTAA
- the LOC105335098 gene encoding probable splicing factor, arginine/serine-rich 7 isoform X4, with translation MSEKITTKVIQITNIAPNATKDQMKTLFGYLGRIDECKMYPSNELPEGDTSTKVCYVKYDDSVSSGIALHLTNTVFIDRALIIVPVMDGKIPDETTALQIAPSAIAGMIPGTPSWPSNVISQMTGTGLTQMITTHDPKLTALGLLQYPPLPGNTDPAKIEEIRRTVYVGNLAKNVTTEQLLSFFSQVGEVKYVRMAGDEKQPTKNAYIEFTDQRSISTALTYNGVMFQTLPISVTHATACIIKPISKTQEAAQREIEEAMKKVKEAQSLITAAVDEPGDRSRSRSRSRYRKRSRSRSRKRSRSRKRSRSRKRSRSRRSRSRKRSRSRKRSRSRKRSVSRSRKKRSRSRKRSRSRKRSRSKSRGRSHRSRSRSSDQKEVKKNLSVMRSPKDRPNGFPKRSPKKGADGFPKRRRSRTPPRAYSRRSRSRSRKRSKSPVKRRSPETRKKSRSKSLSPPRLEREDSSVNVDEPERNGSESSPPSICEKSLAESVTDAVGDSVKPEKRSPSEARSRSRSPKKSESPRRKPSPSPKRQLETPRRSPARRSTRSPKRRSKSPKRRSRTPKRRSRTPKRHSRSPSRRGGRSNRKSRSRSRGRKASKRSRHSRSRSRKRSKSRSPSKHRSKKEKRRDRSRDKDEKKKKHRDRDREEKSSKETKVVRNYDEEEKQIEEDLSSGDDDDRPSGPPRPADDTNLQSVDMDMSD, from the exons ATGTCGGAGAAAATAACAACAAAGGTGATTCAAATCACCAACATTGCACCCAATGCCACCAAAGACCAGATGAAAACGTTGTTTGGGTACCTTGGGCGCATTGATGAATGTAAAATGTATCCTTCGAATGA ATTACCTGAAGGTGACACCTCTACCAAAGTGTGCTATGTGAAGTATGATGATTCAGTGAGCAGTGGCATTGCTCTCCATTTGACCAACACTGTCTTCATTGACAGAGCCCTCATCATTGTTCCAGTCATGGATG GAAAAATTCCTGATGAAACCACCGCCCTCCAGATTGCACCCTCTGCCATTGCAGGCATGATTCCTGGGACTCCTAGCTGGCCTAGCAATGTTATAAGTCAG aTGACTGGGACAGGACTTACACAAATGATCACTACTCACGACCCTAAACTGACTGCGCTGGGCCTTCTCCAATATCCTCCACTACCAGGGAACACAGATCCAGCTAAAATAGAGGAGATAAGGCGCACCGTGTATGTGGGAAATCTGGCCAAAAAT GTGACTACGGAGCAGCTGCTAAGTTTCTTTTCCCAAGTTGGAGAGGTGAAATATGTCCGAATGGCAGGGGATGAGAAACAGCCtacaaaaaatgcatatatCGAATTCACAGACCAACGCTCCATCTCCACAGCCCTGACTTACAATGGGGTCATGTTCCAAACCTTGCCCATCAG TGTAACTCATGCCACAGCCTGCATTATTAAACCAATATCCAAGACGCAGGAAGCTGCCCAGAGAGAGATAGAGGAAGCCATGAAGAAAGTGAAGGAAGCTCAGTCATTAATCACAGCAGCTGTCGATGAGCCAG GTGACAGAAGTCGTTCTAGATCGCGCTCAAGATATCGAAAAAGATCTCGCTCAAGGTCAAGGAAAAGAAGTCGATCAAGGAAACGATCAAGATCTAGAAAACGGTCAAGGTCACGACGGTCTCGATCTAGGAAAAGGTCAAGGTCTAGGAAAAGGTCACGATCAAGAAAGAGATCTGTCTCACGGTCAAGGAAAAAGAgatcaag atcaCGTAAACGATCCCGATCCAGGAAACGGTCTCGCTCGAAATCCAGAGGCCGTAGTCATAGATCCAGATCAAGATCCAG tGATCAGAAAGAAGTGAAGAAGAACTTGTCTGTTATGAG AAGCCCGAAAGATAGGCCAAACGGCTTTCCTAAAAG aAGCCCAAAGAAAGGGGCAGATGGCTTTCCAAAAAG GAGAAGGTCCAGGACCCCTCCAAGAGCTTACAGCCGTCGATCAAGATCAAG AAGTAGAAAAAGAAGCAAATCTCCAGTGAAGCGTCGTTCGCCCGAGACTCGTAAGAAGTCGCGCTCCAAGTCACTCTCACCACCCCGACTGGAGAGAGAAGATTCCAGCGTGAATGTGGACGAACCGGAGAGAAACGGCTCTGAATCCAG tcCACCCTCCATCTGTGAGAAATCATTAGCAGAAAG TGTCACTGATGCTGTTGGAGATTCTGTTAAACCAGAGAAAAG GTCACCAAGTGAAGCAAGGAGCAGGTCAAGAAGCCCCAAGAAGTCGGAGAGCCCAAGGCGAAAACCATCTCCGAGTCCCAAACGTCAGTTGGAAACTCCCAGGAGGAGCCCTGCACGGCGTTCTACCAGGAGCCCAAAACGACGGTCAAAGAGTCCAAAGCGGCGCTCTCGAACCCCCAAACGTAGATCACGTACGCCGAAGAGGCACTCCAGGAGCCCCAGTAGGAGGGGTGGTCGGAGTAATAGAAAGTCACGCAGCCGAAGCAGAGG ACGAAAAGCAAGCAAGCGATCTCGACACAGTCGTAGCAGATCCAGAAAGCGCTCCAAATCCAGGAGTCCATCAAAACACAG GTCCAAAAAAGAAAAACGCAGAGACAGGAGTCGTGACAAGGATGAGAAAAAGAAGAAGCACAGAGACAGGGACCGCGAGGAGAAATCCTCAAAAGAAACCAAAGTGGTTCGAAATTACGATGAGGAGGAGAAGCAGATTGAGGAAGACCTCAGCAGTGGCGATGATGACGACCGTCCATCTGGCCCTCCCCGCCCTGCAGATGATACAAACCTCCAGAGTGTTGATATGGACATGAGTGATTAA
- the LOC105335098 gene encoding probable splicing factor, arginine/serine-rich 7 isoform X12 codes for MSEKITTKVIQITNIAPNATKDQMKTLFGYLGRIDECKMYPSNELPEGDTSTKVCYVKYDDSVSSGIALHLTNTVFIDRALIIVPVMDGKIPDETTALQIAPSAIAGMIPGTPSWPSNVISQMTGTGLTQMITTHDPKLTALGLLQYPPLPGNTDPAKIEEIRRTVYVGNLAKNVTTEQLLSFFSQVGEVKYVRMAGDEKQPTKNAYIEFTDQRSISTALTYNGVMFQTLPISVTHATACIIKPISKTQEAAQREIEEAMKKVKEAQSLITAAVDEPGDRSRSRSRSRYRKRSRSRSRKRSRSRKRSRSRKRSRSRRSRSRKRSRSRKRSRSRKRSVSRSRKKRSRSRKRSRSRKRSRSKSRGRSHRSRSRSRRRSRTPPRAYSRRSRSRSRKRSKSPVKRRSPETRKKSRSKSLSPPRLEREDSSVNVDEPERNGSESRSPSEARSRSRSPKKSESPRRKPSPSPKRQLETPRRSPARRSTRSPKRRSKSPKRRSRTPKRRSRTPKRHSRSPSRRGGRSNRKSRSRSRGRKASKRSRHSRSRSRKRSKSRSPSKHRSKKEKRRDRSRDKDEKKKKHRDRDREEKSSKETKVVRNYDEEEKQIEEDLSSGDDDDRPSGPPRPADDTNLQSVDMDMSD; via the exons ATGTCGGAGAAAATAACAACAAAGGTGATTCAAATCACCAACATTGCACCCAATGCCACCAAAGACCAGATGAAAACGTTGTTTGGGTACCTTGGGCGCATTGATGAATGTAAAATGTATCCTTCGAATGA ATTACCTGAAGGTGACACCTCTACCAAAGTGTGCTATGTGAAGTATGATGATTCAGTGAGCAGTGGCATTGCTCTCCATTTGACCAACACTGTCTTCATTGACAGAGCCCTCATCATTGTTCCAGTCATGGATG GAAAAATTCCTGATGAAACCACCGCCCTCCAGATTGCACCCTCTGCCATTGCAGGCATGATTCCTGGGACTCCTAGCTGGCCTAGCAATGTTATAAGTCAG aTGACTGGGACAGGACTTACACAAATGATCACTACTCACGACCCTAAACTGACTGCGCTGGGCCTTCTCCAATATCCTCCACTACCAGGGAACACAGATCCAGCTAAAATAGAGGAGATAAGGCGCACCGTGTATGTGGGAAATCTGGCCAAAAAT GTGACTACGGAGCAGCTGCTAAGTTTCTTTTCCCAAGTTGGAGAGGTGAAATATGTCCGAATGGCAGGGGATGAGAAACAGCCtacaaaaaatgcatatatCGAATTCACAGACCAACGCTCCATCTCCACAGCCCTGACTTACAATGGGGTCATGTTCCAAACCTTGCCCATCAG TGTAACTCATGCCACAGCCTGCATTATTAAACCAATATCCAAGACGCAGGAAGCTGCCCAGAGAGAGATAGAGGAAGCCATGAAGAAAGTGAAGGAAGCTCAGTCATTAATCACAGCAGCTGTCGATGAGCCAG GTGACAGAAGTCGTTCTAGATCGCGCTCAAGATATCGAAAAAGATCTCGCTCAAGGTCAAGGAAAAGAAGTCGATCAAGGAAACGATCAAGATCTAGAAAACGGTCAAGGTCACGACGGTCTCGATCTAGGAAAAGGTCAAGGTCTAGGAAAAGGTCACGATCAAGAAAGAGATCTGTCTCACGGTCAAGGAAAAAGAgatcaag atcaCGTAAACGATCCCGATCCAGGAAACGGTCTCGCTCGAAATCCAGAGGCCGTAGTCATAGATCCAGATCAAGATCCAG GAGAAGGTCCAGGACCCCTCCAAGAGCTTACAGCCGTCGATCAAGATCAAG AAGTAGAAAAAGAAGCAAATCTCCAGTGAAGCGTCGTTCGCCCGAGACTCGTAAGAAGTCGCGCTCCAAGTCACTCTCACCACCCCGACTGGAGAGAGAAGATTCCAGCGTGAATGTGGACGAACCGGAGAGAAACGGCTCTGAATCCAG GTCACCAAGTGAAGCAAGGAGCAGGTCAAGAAGCCCCAAGAAGTCGGAGAGCCCAAGGCGAAAACCATCTCCGAGTCCCAAACGTCAGTTGGAAACTCCCAGGAGGAGCCCTGCACGGCGTTCTACCAGGAGCCCAAAACGACGGTCAAAGAGTCCAAAGCGGCGCTCTCGAACCCCCAAACGTAGATCACGTACGCCGAAGAGGCACTCCAGGAGCCCCAGTAGGAGGGGTGGTCGGAGTAATAGAAAGTCACGCAGCCGAAGCAGAGG ACGAAAAGCAAGCAAGCGATCTCGACACAGTCGTAGCAGATCCAGAAAGCGCTCCAAATCCAGGAGTCCATCAAAACACAG GTCCAAAAAAGAAAAACGCAGAGACAGGAGTCGTGACAAGGATGAGAAAAAGAAGAAGCACAGAGACAGGGACCGCGAGGAGAAATCCTCAAAAGAAACCAAAGTGGTTCGAAATTACGATGAGGAGGAGAAGCAGATTGAGGAAGACCTCAGCAGTGGCGATGATGACGACCGTCCATCTGGCCCTCCCCGCCCTGCAGATGATACAAACCTCCAGAGTGTTGATATGGACATGAGTGATTAA
- the LOC105335098 gene encoding probable splicing factor, arginine/serine-rich 7 isoform X1: MSEKITTKVIQITNIAPNATKDQMKTLFGYLGRIDECKMYPSNELPEGDTSTKVCYVKYDDSVSSGIALHLTNTVFIDRALIIVPVMDGKIPDETTALQIAPSAIAGMIPGTPSWPSNVISQMTGTGLTQMITTHDPKLTALGLLQYPPLPGNTDPAKIEEIRRTVYVGNLAKNVTTEQLLSFFSQVGEVKYVRMAGDEKQPTKNAYIEFTDQRSISTALTYNGVMFQTLPISVTHATACIIKPISKTQEAAQREIEEAMKKVKEAQSLITAAVDEPGDRSRSRSRSRYRKRSRSRSRKRSRSRKRSRSRKRSRSRRSRSRKRSRSRKRSRSRKRSVSRSRKKRSRSRKRSRSRKRSRSKSRGRSHRSRSRSSDQKEVKKNLSVMRSPKDRPNGFPKRSPKKGADGFPKRGPLKGQTIFPIRRRSRTPPRAYSRRSRSRSRKRSKSPVKRRSPETRKKSRSKSLSPPRLEREDSSVNVDEPERNGSESSPPSICEKSLAESVTDAVGDSVKPEKRSPSEARSRSRSPKKSESPRRKPSPSPKRQLETPRRSPARRSTRSPKRRSKSPKRRSRTPKRRSRTPKRHSRSPSRRGGRSNRKSRSRSRGRKASKRSRHSRSRSRKRSKSRSPSKHRSKKEKRRDRSRDKDEKKKKHRDRDREEKSSKETKVVRNYDEEEKQIEEDLSSGDDDDRPSGPPRPADDTNLQSVDMDMSD, encoded by the exons ATGTCGGAGAAAATAACAACAAAGGTGATTCAAATCACCAACATTGCACCCAATGCCACCAAAGACCAGATGAAAACGTTGTTTGGGTACCTTGGGCGCATTGATGAATGTAAAATGTATCCTTCGAATGA ATTACCTGAAGGTGACACCTCTACCAAAGTGTGCTATGTGAAGTATGATGATTCAGTGAGCAGTGGCATTGCTCTCCATTTGACCAACACTGTCTTCATTGACAGAGCCCTCATCATTGTTCCAGTCATGGATG GAAAAATTCCTGATGAAACCACCGCCCTCCAGATTGCACCCTCTGCCATTGCAGGCATGATTCCTGGGACTCCTAGCTGGCCTAGCAATGTTATAAGTCAG aTGACTGGGACAGGACTTACACAAATGATCACTACTCACGACCCTAAACTGACTGCGCTGGGCCTTCTCCAATATCCTCCACTACCAGGGAACACAGATCCAGCTAAAATAGAGGAGATAAGGCGCACCGTGTATGTGGGAAATCTGGCCAAAAAT GTGACTACGGAGCAGCTGCTAAGTTTCTTTTCCCAAGTTGGAGAGGTGAAATATGTCCGAATGGCAGGGGATGAGAAACAGCCtacaaaaaatgcatatatCGAATTCACAGACCAACGCTCCATCTCCACAGCCCTGACTTACAATGGGGTCATGTTCCAAACCTTGCCCATCAG TGTAACTCATGCCACAGCCTGCATTATTAAACCAATATCCAAGACGCAGGAAGCTGCCCAGAGAGAGATAGAGGAAGCCATGAAGAAAGTGAAGGAAGCTCAGTCATTAATCACAGCAGCTGTCGATGAGCCAG GTGACAGAAGTCGTTCTAGATCGCGCTCAAGATATCGAAAAAGATCTCGCTCAAGGTCAAGGAAAAGAAGTCGATCAAGGAAACGATCAAGATCTAGAAAACGGTCAAGGTCACGACGGTCTCGATCTAGGAAAAGGTCAAGGTCTAGGAAAAGGTCACGATCAAGAAAGAGATCTGTCTCACGGTCAAGGAAAAAGAgatcaag atcaCGTAAACGATCCCGATCCAGGAAACGGTCTCGCTCGAAATCCAGAGGCCGTAGTCATAGATCCAGATCAAGATCCAG tGATCAGAAAGAAGTGAAGAAGAACTTGTCTGTTATGAG AAGCCCGAAAGATAGGCCAAACGGCTTTCCTAAAAG aAGCCCAAAGAAAGGGGCAGATGGCTTTCCAAAAAG GGGGCCGCTGAAGGGCCAAACCATCTTTCCCATCAG GAGAAGGTCCAGGACCCCTCCAAGAGCTTACAGCCGTCGATCAAGATCAAG AAGTAGAAAAAGAAGCAAATCTCCAGTGAAGCGTCGTTCGCCCGAGACTCGTAAGAAGTCGCGCTCCAAGTCACTCTCACCACCCCGACTGGAGAGAGAAGATTCCAGCGTGAATGTGGACGAACCGGAGAGAAACGGCTCTGAATCCAG tcCACCCTCCATCTGTGAGAAATCATTAGCAGAAAG TGTCACTGATGCTGTTGGAGATTCTGTTAAACCAGAGAAAAG GTCACCAAGTGAAGCAAGGAGCAGGTCAAGAAGCCCCAAGAAGTCGGAGAGCCCAAGGCGAAAACCATCTCCGAGTCCCAAACGTCAGTTGGAAACTCCCAGGAGGAGCCCTGCACGGCGTTCTACCAGGAGCCCAAAACGACGGTCAAAGAGTCCAAAGCGGCGCTCTCGAACCCCCAAACGTAGATCACGTACGCCGAAGAGGCACTCCAGGAGCCCCAGTAGGAGGGGTGGTCGGAGTAATAGAAAGTCACGCAGCCGAAGCAGAGG ACGAAAAGCAAGCAAGCGATCTCGACACAGTCGTAGCAGATCCAGAAAGCGCTCCAAATCCAGGAGTCCATCAAAACACAG GTCCAAAAAAGAAAAACGCAGAGACAGGAGTCGTGACAAGGATGAGAAAAAGAAGAAGCACAGAGACAGGGACCGCGAGGAGAAATCCTCAAAAGAAACCAAAGTGGTTCGAAATTACGATGAGGAGGAGAAGCAGATTGAGGAAGACCTCAGCAGTGGCGATGATGACGACCGTCCATCTGGCCCTCCCCGCCCTGCAGATGATACAAACCTCCAGAGTGTTGATATGGACATGAGTGATTAA
- the LOC105335098 gene encoding probable splicing factor, arginine/serine-rich 7 isoform X11, which yields MSEKITTKVIQITNIAPNATKDQMKTLFGYLGRIDECKMYPSNELPEGDTSTKVCYVKYDDSVSSGIALHLTNTVFIDRALIIVPVMDGKIPDETTALQIAPSAIAGMIPGTPSWPSNVISQMTGTGLTQMITTHDPKLTALGLLQYPPLPGNTDPAKIEEIRRTVYVGNLAKNVTTEQLLSFFSQVGEVKYVRMAGDEKQPTKNAYIEFTDQRSISTALTYNGVMFQTLPISVTHATACIIKPISKTQEAAQREIEEAMKKVKEAQSLITAAVDEPGDRSRSRSRSRYRKRSRSRSRKRSRSRKRSRSRKRSRSRRSRSRKRSRSRKRSRSRKRSVSRSRKKRSRSRKRSRSRKRSRSKSRGRSHRSRSRSRRRSRTPPRAYSRRSRSRSRKRSKSPVKRRSPETRKKSRSKSLSPPRLEREDSSVNVDEPERNGSESSPPSICEKSLAESVTDAVGDSVKPEKRSPSEARSRSRSPKKSESPRRKPSPSPKRQLETPRRSPARRSTRSPKRRSKSPKRRSRTPKRRSRTPKRHSRSPSRRGGRSNRKSRSRSRGRKASKRSRHSRSRSRKRSKSRSPSKHRSKKEKRRDRSRDKDEKKKKHRDRDREEKSSKETKVVRNYDEEEKQIEEDLSSGDDDDRPSGPPRPADDTNLQSVDMDMSD from the exons ATGTCGGAGAAAATAACAACAAAGGTGATTCAAATCACCAACATTGCACCCAATGCCACCAAAGACCAGATGAAAACGTTGTTTGGGTACCTTGGGCGCATTGATGAATGTAAAATGTATCCTTCGAATGA ATTACCTGAAGGTGACACCTCTACCAAAGTGTGCTATGTGAAGTATGATGATTCAGTGAGCAGTGGCATTGCTCTCCATTTGACCAACACTGTCTTCATTGACAGAGCCCTCATCATTGTTCCAGTCATGGATG GAAAAATTCCTGATGAAACCACCGCCCTCCAGATTGCACCCTCTGCCATTGCAGGCATGATTCCTGGGACTCCTAGCTGGCCTAGCAATGTTATAAGTCAG aTGACTGGGACAGGACTTACACAAATGATCACTACTCACGACCCTAAACTGACTGCGCTGGGCCTTCTCCAATATCCTCCACTACCAGGGAACACAGATCCAGCTAAAATAGAGGAGATAAGGCGCACCGTGTATGTGGGAAATCTGGCCAAAAAT GTGACTACGGAGCAGCTGCTAAGTTTCTTTTCCCAAGTTGGAGAGGTGAAATATGTCCGAATGGCAGGGGATGAGAAACAGCCtacaaaaaatgcatatatCGAATTCACAGACCAACGCTCCATCTCCACAGCCCTGACTTACAATGGGGTCATGTTCCAAACCTTGCCCATCAG TGTAACTCATGCCACAGCCTGCATTATTAAACCAATATCCAAGACGCAGGAAGCTGCCCAGAGAGAGATAGAGGAAGCCATGAAGAAAGTGAAGGAAGCTCAGTCATTAATCACAGCAGCTGTCGATGAGCCAG GTGACAGAAGTCGTTCTAGATCGCGCTCAAGATATCGAAAAAGATCTCGCTCAAGGTCAAGGAAAAGAAGTCGATCAAGGAAACGATCAAGATCTAGAAAACGGTCAAGGTCACGACGGTCTCGATCTAGGAAAAGGTCAAGGTCTAGGAAAAGGTCACGATCAAGAAAGAGATCTGTCTCACGGTCAAGGAAAAAGAgatcaag atcaCGTAAACGATCCCGATCCAGGAAACGGTCTCGCTCGAAATCCAGAGGCCGTAGTCATAGATCCAGATCAAGATCCAG GAGAAGGTCCAGGACCCCTCCAAGAGCTTACAGCCGTCGATCAAGATCAAG AAGTAGAAAAAGAAGCAAATCTCCAGTGAAGCGTCGTTCGCCCGAGACTCGTAAGAAGTCGCGCTCCAAGTCACTCTCACCACCCCGACTGGAGAGAGAAGATTCCAGCGTGAATGTGGACGAACCGGAGAGAAACGGCTCTGAATCCAG tcCACCCTCCATCTGTGAGAAATCATTAGCAGAAAG TGTCACTGATGCTGTTGGAGATTCTGTTAAACCAGAGAAAAG GTCACCAAGTGAAGCAAGGAGCAGGTCAAGAAGCCCCAAGAAGTCGGAGAGCCCAAGGCGAAAACCATCTCCGAGTCCCAAACGTCAGTTGGAAACTCCCAGGAGGAGCCCTGCACGGCGTTCTACCAGGAGCCCAAAACGACGGTCAAAGAGTCCAAAGCGGCGCTCTCGAACCCCCAAACGTAGATCACGTACGCCGAAGAGGCACTCCAGGAGCCCCAGTAGGAGGGGTGGTCGGAGTAATAGAAAGTCACGCAGCCGAAGCAGAGG ACGAAAAGCAAGCAAGCGATCTCGACACAGTCGTAGCAGATCCAGAAAGCGCTCCAAATCCAGGAGTCCATCAAAACACAG GTCCAAAAAAGAAAAACGCAGAGACAGGAGTCGTGACAAGGATGAGAAAAAGAAGAAGCACAGAGACAGGGACCGCGAGGAGAAATCCTCAAAAGAAACCAAAGTGGTTCGAAATTACGATGAGGAGGAGAAGCAGATTGAGGAAGACCTCAGCAGTGGCGATGATGACGACCGTCCATCTGGCCCTCCCCGCCCTGCAGATGATACAAACCTCCAGAGTGTTGATATGGACATGAGTGATTAA